From Triticum urartu cultivar G1812 chromosome 2, Tu2.1, whole genome shotgun sequence, a single genomic window includes:
- the LOC125540967 gene encoding NAC domain-containing protein 92-like gives MSDVTAVMDLALPPGFRFHPTDEEVVTHYLTRKVLRESFSCQVITDVDLNKNEPWELPGKAKMGEKEWFFFVHKGRKYPTGTRTNRATKKGYWKATGKDKEIFRGKGRDAVLVGMKKTLVFYTGRAPSGGKTPWVMHEYRLEGQLPHRLPHTAKDDWAVCRVFNKDSAAKNAPPQMAPAADGAMEDPLAFLDDLLIDTDLFDDADLPMLMDSPSGADDFAGASSSTSSAALPLEPDAEHLTIKTELPVLHPQQQQSPNYFFIPATANGNLGGAGYSPYQAMGDQQAAIRRYSKPKAEVASSSALLSPSLGLDTRALAGADTSFLMPSSRSYLDLEELFRGEALMDYSDMWKI, from the exons ATGTCCGACGTGACGGCGGTGATGGATCTGGCGCTTCCACCGGGGTTCCGGTTCCACCCCACCGACGAGGAGGTGGTCACCCACTACCTCACCCGCAAGGTCCTCCGCGAATCCTTCTCCTGCCAGGTGATCACCGACGTCGACCTCAACAAGAACGAGCCGTGGGAGCTCCCGG GGAAGGCGAAGATGGGGGAGAAGGAGTGGTTCTTCTTCGTGCACAAGGGTCGGAAGTACCCGACGGGAACGCGCACCAACCGGGCTACGAAGAAGGGGTACTGGAAGGCGACGGGGAAGGACAAGGAGATCTTCCGCGGCAAGGGCCGGGACGCCGTCCTCGTCGGCATGAAGAAGACGCTCGTCTTCTACACCGGCCGCGCCCCCAGCGGCGGGAAGACGCCGTGGGTGATGCACGAGTACCGCCTCGAGGGCCAGCTGCCCCATCGTCTTCCCCACACCGCCAAG GACGATTGGGCTGTTTGCCGGGTGTTCAACAAAGACTCGGCGGCGAAGAATGCGCCGCCCCAGATGGCGCCGGCGGCTGACGGGGCCATGGAGGACCCGCTCGCCTTCCTCGATGACTTGCTCATCGACACCGACCTGTTCGACGACGCGGACCTGCCGATGCTCATGGACTCTCCGTCTGGGGCTGACGACTTCGCCGGCGCTTCGAGCTCCACCTCCAGCGCGGCCCTGCCGCTCGAGCCGGACGCGGAGCATCTGACCATCAAGACGGAGCTACCGGTGCTACATCCGCAGCAGCAGCAGAGCCCGAACTACTTCTTCATACCGGCGACGGCCAACGGCAATCTTGGCGGCGCCGGGTACTCACCCTACCAGGCTATGGGCGACCAGCAGGCTGCGATCCGCAGGTACAGCAAGCCGAAGGCGGAGGTAGCGTCTTCGTCGGCGCTGCTGAGCCCTTCGCTGGGCTTGGACACGAGGGCGCTCGCCGGCGCGGACACCTCGTTCCTGATGCCGTCGTCGCGGTCGTACCTCGATCTGGAGGAGCTGTTCCGGGGCGAGGCTCTCATGGACTACTCCGACATGTGGAAGATCTGA